The sequence GCCCGCTGCTGAAGCGGTCGCTCAGCAGCTCGACGAGCTCATGTCAAAAAACGAAACCGAGTCAGTATGTGAGAGTAATCCTGTATTACAAAGACTCACCAATTGATCACGAAGCGAAAGCTGCAGACGGATTCTTTGCTCGATGGTGTCGACCGTCGGCGCTGCTCGTAGTCAATGGCACTATCGCCTGATTCGTCTTTGCTCGCCGATACCTCGCTTGCAAAAGCAGTATCGAGGCCAGTCCGGCAGCAGTGATACCCGATCGAAGCATGATCAGGTCTAATGGTGCGTGCGGTCCGACTTTGAGAAAAAGAGGTTGGACGTGGGGCGACATGACTTGTTATCCGCAATCACTGGATTCTGCCAAGCCTTCTGGCACTTTCTTACGTTCGACCCAAAACGCGAAATAAGCGACTATTGGATACAGGAATATTACCGATGAAGATTTGTTTCGGATTGTTGCTCGCAATTAGCCATTTTGCAGTGGCAACGTGCGGCATCAGTGAAGATAGCAATTGGCCCCAGTGGCGTGGTCCAAGCGGCACTGGCAAAACCTCCGCGACGGACGTTCCATCCACCTGGGGACCGGAGCTCAACGTTCAATGGCGTGTCGATCTACCCGAAGCGGGTAACTCGACACCGATCGTGTGGGGTGAGCGAATATTCTTGACTCAACCCATTTCGGAGTCCAATCTTCGGACACTGATTTGTTTCGATCGACAAACCGGTCGAGAAAGCTGGCGGCGCGGGATCGCCTACGCTGGGCCGGAATCAAGCCATCGAACCAACCCATTCTGTTCATCATCTCCTGTGACGGATGGCCAGCGCGTTATCGCGTGGTTCGGCTCAGCAGGATTGGTTTGTTTTGACTTCGATGGCAATGAATTATGGCGTCGGGACCTGGGGAAACAAAACCACATGTGGGGCTACGGTTCTTCCCCGATCCTGTACAAGGATTTGTGTCTGCTGAACTTCGGCCCGGGCGAGCGGGAGTTCATGATCGCTGTCGACAAGTTCACTGGTGAAACACGCTGGGAAATCGACTCGATTGATGACGAGGCCGAGCGAATGCTGAGCGGGCCTGAGAATGACGGCAGTGCGAACGATTTCAGTAGCGATAAGCCTCGCAGTGAGCGACTGCGGGGCTCCTGGAACACGCCGATCATCGTCCACGTTGATGGAACCTCCAACAGTGGTTCGGCTAGCGGTCACGATGAACTGATCGTCGCATTTCCGCGTCGTGTGGAGGGACTTGATCCATTGACCGGCGCGCGTCTTTGGACGTCTGGCGACGCAGCACCTTTGGCATATGCATCGCCGATGCAATCCGGCGACACGATCGTCGTGCTGGGAGGTTACGGCGGAGCTTCACTCGCCGTACGTGTTGGCGGCCAAGGCGATGTCACCAGATCACATCAGGTGTGGCATCGCCCGAGAGATAAAGGATGGTTGGGCACTGGCGTCGCTCACGACGGTGCGATCTATATCAGCGGTCTGGAAGGAATCTTGAGCTGTATCGATGTCCTGTCGGGCGATGAACTATGGAGAAAACGTATCGGAGGCGGGGGGACTTGGGCGAGCATTACCCAAACGGACGACGGGCGAATGTTCTTGCTAGATAAATCCGGTAGGACAACCGTGTTTGCGCCCAATCGTGACAAATATGAGGAGATCGCTGTTAACGAACTCAACGAACCCACCAACGCCTCGGTGGTCATAGCGGGAAACGACCTGCTGATTCGCACCGACCGGGCACTCTGGTCGTTTGGATCGGGCACGCCACCGCGGCCGTCTGAATCGAATTGACCCGACGGAGGACGCCAACAATACAGGCAGGACAACGCACGGCCAGCCATGTATCGTTGGAGACCAGGAGTACTTTTGACTCGTTGTCTAGTTTCTTCATCAAACGAAGTACCCTCGAGTCGGATTAGCCCTCTCAAAAACCCTCGCAGCGATATCACGGATTGTTCTAAGAATGGAATCGTTTTTGGGCGACGCGCCCGCGAACAGATTGACCCCACCAATCTTGTGATCGAAGGAAACCGGATCTTCATCACTGGCATACAGCGAAATGGCGGCAAATCTCATGCGATTTATGTCTAAGCCAGCGATAGTCAGATCCTGAATGATCAAATCGGCGGTACGCGCAACGGGAATGCAATTTCCGTTCGATCACCGAGACAAGCGATCGCGAACCAGATCTCGGACGACTTCCGGCAGTCCCCCTACCAAGTCAGCGTCGTTGCCAAATCGAGTCAGGATCTCCTCGGCGACTTGCACCACCGTGGTTCCGCGTAGCCGTATAGTCTCTACGCACGTAATAGGATGGGGGAAATGTCGCAGCGCTGTCCTGCGAGATCAGGACGGAGAGAGACGTGATTGGCAAAGCTGAACGAGATTGACGCAGAGTCGCAAGTGGCGGGGAGAGAGGAAGACGCGGGAGGTCAAAAGGAGGTGGTTGATTTTCTTCGCATCCCAGCGTGTCTCCGTCTCTGTGTTTAATTTTTTTCGCTCGGGCGAGAGAGCGGCAAGGTTTTTTCAAATGCGAGGTGGGTGATAACTCCAATGGCGAGCTGTGAGATATTGGTACCGGATACCACGTGTCTCAGTGCCTCTCGAAGGTTTCCAGAATGTCGCGTCACTGCGCGGCGGCTCACTCGATTCGCGGCCCACGAATAAATACGAATCTGAATTCCGCGAGTCGTCGGGAGATAGTTTTCGGTGAGATGGATTTGCGACCATTGATAGATCCTTGATCGCGCACTTGGACGGTGATGCATCACGCCGCGATCTCGCTTATGGGGCGAATTGCTTGGGCATGGGGGACCGATCCCCCCACGGCATGGCATTTGCGTAAACGAAATGGCTGATACCTCTCAGTCTTTCGCTGAGTGTCAAACGATCTATCTGCACCCCATTTCCTAGTTTTTCCAGAGTCATTTAAATGTTCGATCGCCGATATCTAGTTGCCCTCGTAGTGCTATCGTGCACGGCTATTCTCGCGTCCAATTCGACTGCCGGTGTCCTGGTGACCACGCCGCCCGGCGACGGAGTCAGTGGAAACGGGCAATCGGAGGCGCCATTCAACCTTCGTGGTGATGGGAATGGAAACCGCTACCAACAGGTCTATTCCGCATCATTCTTCGCGGGAGTGGGACCATTGCAATCCATCAGCTCGGTAGCCTTTCGCCCCAAGCAAGGAGCTTTCGGAAGTTTCATTTCAAGCACGGTGACGTTTGATAATTTGATCGTCAATCTGTCCACGACGCCGCGAACGCCCACAATCGATTTCCGCAACGGAATCAGTTCGGATTTGGATTTGAATCCAGGTGCGGACTCGCAACAGGTCTTCGGTGGCCCCATCACATTGACGACCGATCGACTCTTATTCGACTCGGACGTAGAAGACTTCGACTTCAAAATTGCATTCCAGACTCCATTTCTCTACCGGCCCTCGCTGGGCAATCTGCTACTGGAAGTTATCGTTCCTGCTGGAGTCAGTGCCAGCAGCAACTTCACTCGATTGGATACGATCATCGGTGGAGTTTCATCGTTCCCTGGTGCCACTGGTATGGCATCGGCAAGGGATGCTAACTTGACTGATGGAATTTCGATAGGTTCGAACACCCGTACAGGACTGGTGACTCAGTTTGAAACTGAAGCTGTACCAGAACCCGCTACCGCAGCAATGTTCATCGGCATGGTAGTGTTGGTCGGAGTCCAGTCGCGACGTCGTCGCAAACGAGCCTGAGTAGGAGTGGCCCCTTGTCCCGTCACGTCTTGGTGAACTGTCGAAAAGCTGTTCGCTCGGGACGATGGCGACGAGGTGCAGCACCAACCTGGCGCCGCCGCTTTGCGGTATAGATGCTACCATTGTGGTCTCGCCCGCCACGTGCATAGGTCAAGCATCGTGATGGATCGCGAAGTCGGAAAGTGCCAGGCACTTTCGTTCATGCCCCGCACCTCTAGGCGCCCTATGAAACTCTATCGAGCACTTGTCGTTGCTACATCGCTACTTTTACTTTTCTCGTCACGAACTTCTCTTGGTGCGCCTCCCACGGATGAGGAAAAGCCAAACATCGTCTTCATCCTCGTTGACGATGCGGGCATCGGGGATTTTTCTACGTATGGCTGTCAGTATGGGGTGACCCCCAACATTGACCAGCTCGCCAATGAGGGTATGAAGTTCACCAATGCCTACAGCGGCAATGCCGTGTGCGGACCGTCGCGATGTGTCTTGATGACCGGTCTGCATCCCGGTCATGCCCAGCGTCGGGCCAACCAGAGCAAGGATGGGCTGCTGGCACTGCCCACCGGCCAAATGACGGTCGCAAAACTGTTGCATGAGGCAGGCTACGCGACCGGTGGCTTCGGCAAGTGGGGCCTTGGTAATCCTGGCACGACGGGCGTTCCCGAAAAGCAGGGCTTTGACACTTTCTTTGGGTACTACGACCAGAGGCATGCCCACGATTACTACACCGAGTATCTGATCCGCAACAGCGTCAGAGTCCCGATCACACAATCGGGCGATCAGAGTTGGGACGACTATTCAGCCACTCGCATCGCCGATGAGACAATTCAGTTTATCGAAGCGAACAAAGACCGTCCCTTCTTTTGCTATGCCGCCTGGACGCCGCCTCATGGAGCTTATGAAATTCCCGATAACTCGCCTTACGGTGAGCGGTCCTGGACGGAAACGGAAAAGAACTACGCCGCGATGGTTGCGCTCGATGACACCGACGTGGGGCGGGTAATGCAGAAGCTGAAAGACCTCGGAATTGATGAGAAAACGCTTGTTGTCTTTACGTCTGACAATGGTGCCAACGCAAATTTCATCAAGCGACTCGGTAGCACGGGACAGTATCGCGGCTACAAACGAATGCTTTATGAGGGCGGCATCCGTGCCCCATTTATCGCTCGCTGGCCCGGGAAAATCCAGCCCGGTTCGATCAATGATGTCCAGACTACTTTTGTGGATGTCTTGCCGACCATCGCCGAATTGATCGGTGTACCCGTGCCTGCAGGAGCGGATGGCTATTCCATTCTACCGTCGCTCTTAGGACGTGAGCGACAGGTCCGTCCCACGCCGCTCTATTTCGAAATCTATGAACCGTATTTCCAGCAATCCGTTCGATTAGCAGATTGGAAGGGCTATCGCACCGGCACCCGGGATGCGCTTGAGCTCTACGACCTCAAAGCTGATCCAGGGGAAGCCAATAACGTCGCTGAGGCGCACCCAGATATTATCAAAGAAATCGAAGCGATCATGACGGCGGAGCACACACCCTCCCCGCACTACACCACGCCTGAACATCGTCGCCCCGCCAAGGCGAAGCGGAACAAGAAAAGGCAGACAACATCGCTGAAAGATCTGCTCGATGACAAGGAGTGATCATCGCGGTTGGGCAGGTCGAGTTTTGGTCCAGCCGCAATTACCGAAGGCTTAATTGCGGTCATTGAAGAGTGAGCGATCCTCTAAAATTCGAAATGCTAGATTTAACCAGATACACCCGGCTGAGACCGCTTTTATCAGCGAAAGATTTGACCTCGTTCACAGGCTCCGGTCTAGGAACGAGCCAACGGAGTTGAGATATTCAATATTTGAAACAATCTCGCTGCGATCCAAGTTCCCGACATACCTGTTTTTGCAAACTACGATTACCGCGGAGTTCCATGGAATGAATGAGCATGAAAAACTGAATTACGTCGAATTCCCTTGCAAGAATCTAGCCGCCACGAAATCGTTCTTCCAAGAGGCATTCGGATGGTCGTTTGTGGACTACGGCCCGGAGTACAGTGCGTTCGCGGGCGAGGGGCTCGATGGCGGGTTCTTTCAGTCCAACCAATCCGCATTGACCACCAATGGATCCGCCCTGTTGGTTTTCTACAGCCGCACCTTGGAAGCGACGCAGGCGAAGGTGGAAGCCGCAGGCGGGACAATTCTTAAACCAATCTTCACATTCCCTGGCGGACGGAGATTCCAGTTCAGCGAACCGAGCGGCAATGAGTTTGGCGTCTGGTCGGATCAGTAGCGGGATCTCTAAAGCGGGGCCTCCAATGAGATGGCGACGCCGCGTCATGTCCAATTTCAAGGCAGTGGGATAAGCGGTCGCTCACTGCGCAGGGACGTGTGAATGCTATGCTCACAAGATCACTCGGGAGTATCTGGGTTGCGCGCGGGCAACTTCTCTTTAAACCGCTGAATTGCTAAGGGAATGTCGGTGCACGCCACATCCAATCCCAAGCCGATCGCCAGGTGGTAGTCTTCCACTCCGTGG comes from Allorhodopirellula heiligendammensis and encodes:
- a CDS encoding outer membrane protein assembly factor BamB family protein, with protein sequence MKICFGLLLAISHFAVATCGISEDSNWPQWRGPSGTGKTSATDVPSTWGPELNVQWRVDLPEAGNSTPIVWGERIFLTQPISESNLRTLICFDRQTGRESWRRGIAYAGPESSHRTNPFCSSSPVTDGQRVIAWFGSAGLVCFDFDGNELWRRDLGKQNHMWGYGSSPILYKDLCLLNFGPGEREFMIAVDKFTGETRWEIDSIDDEAERMLSGPENDGSANDFSSDKPRSERLRGSWNTPIIVHVDGTSNSGSASGHDELIVAFPRRVEGLDPLTGARLWTSGDAAPLAYASPMQSGDTIVVLGGYGGASLAVRVGGQGDVTRSHQVWHRPRDKGWLGTGVAHDGAIYISGLEGILSCIDVLSGDELWRKRIGGGGTWASITQTDDGRMFLLDKSGRTTVFAPNRDKYEEIAVNELNEPTNASVVIAGNDLLIRTDRALWSFGSGTPPRPSESN
- a CDS encoding PEP-CTERM sorting domain-containing protein; its protein translation is MFDRRYLVALVVLSCTAILASNSTAGVLVTTPPGDGVSGNGQSEAPFNLRGDGNGNRYQQVYSASFFAGVGPLQSISSVAFRPKQGAFGSFISSTVTFDNLIVNLSTTPRTPTIDFRNGISSDLDLNPGADSQQVFGGPITLTTDRLLFDSDVEDFDFKIAFQTPFLYRPSLGNLLLEVIVPAGVSASSNFTRLDTIIGGVSSFPGATGMASARDANLTDGISIGSNTRTGLVTQFETEAVPEPATAAMFIGMVVLVGVQSRRRRKRA
- a CDS encoding arylsulfatase, coding for MKLYRALVVATSLLLLFSSRTSLGAPPTDEEKPNIVFILVDDAGIGDFSTYGCQYGVTPNIDQLANEGMKFTNAYSGNAVCGPSRCVLMTGLHPGHAQRRANQSKDGLLALPTGQMTVAKLLHEAGYATGGFGKWGLGNPGTTGVPEKQGFDTFFGYYDQRHAHDYYTEYLIRNSVRVPITQSGDQSWDDYSATRIADETIQFIEANKDRPFFCYAAWTPPHGAYEIPDNSPYGERSWTETEKNYAAMVALDDTDVGRVMQKLKDLGIDEKTLVVFTSDNGANANFIKRLGSTGQYRGYKRMLYEGGIRAPFIARWPGKIQPGSINDVQTTFVDVLPTIAELIGVPVPAGADGYSILPSLLGRERQVRPTPLYFEIYEPYFQQSVRLADWKGYRTGTRDALELYDLKADPGEANNVAEAHPDIIKEIEAIMTAEHTPSPHYTTPEHRRPAKAKRNKKRQTTSLKDLLDDKE
- a CDS encoding VOC family protein, with amino-acid sequence MNEHEKLNYVEFPCKNLAATKSFFQEAFGWSFVDYGPEYSAFAGEGLDGGFFQSNQSALTTNGSALLVFYSRTLEATQAKVEAAGGTILKPIFTFPGGRRFQFSEPSGNEFGVWSDQ